In Hypanus sabinus isolate sHypSab1 chromosome 17, sHypSab1.hap1, whole genome shotgun sequence, the following proteins share a genomic window:
- the si:ch73-167i17.6 gene encoding regulator of G-protein signaling 9-binding protein, whose amino-acid sequence MVNDECKTLLDALNKVSACYRHLVICAGGTSDSQNLREELKKTRRKAQVLAVANRNKLITVLKDKSISKNDRAEFERLWVLFSTCMEVLEVDMRRALELGQEFPLNVPTKHLIQTGMIGGTSAVAARAMNIQNMNYEEGNNIDTVDLNDLEQEIYEVGEMIHEMEMKVNVLQWTVEAKQGPGSELKSTASAGVSSLAVMSVSGDGDKLCDTSKVFAGAMFSAVLIIAIVLAVCIVKFA is encoded by the coding sequence ATGGTGAACGATGAATGTAAAACACTTTTGGATGCCCTAAACAAAGTGTCAGCTTGCTATCGGCATTTGGTTATCTGTGCCGGTGGGACATCCGATTCGCAAAATTTACGAGAAGAATTAAAGAAAACCAGACGAAAAGCACAGGTGCTTGCAGTTGCTAACAGAAACAAGCTAATAACTGTTTTAAAGGACAAAAGTATAAGCAAAAATGATCGGGCTGAATTCGAACGGCTCTGGGTGCTGTTTTCAACGTGTATGGAAGTCTTAGAAGTCGACATGAGAAGGGCTTTGGAACTGGGTCAAGAGTTTCCACTGAATGTTCCCACAAAACATCTGATTCAAACGGGGATGATTGGCGGGACATCTGCTGTAGCCGCCCGTGCTATGAATATTCAGAACATGAACTACGAAGAGGGAAACAACATAGACACAGTCGATCTAAACGATCTGGAGCAAGAGATCTATGAAGTCGGGGAAATGATACACGAAATGGAGATGAAAGTGAACGTCCTTCAGTGGACAGTGGAAGCAAAGCAAGGCCCCGGTTCTGAACTGAAATCAACCGCTAGTGCTGGTGTATCATCACTAGCTGTCATGTCCGTGAGCGGAGATGGCGATAAACTATGCGACACCAGTAAGGTCTTTGCCGGAGCGATGTTCAGCGCTGTATTAATAATTGCCATTGTTTTAGCTGTTTGTATTGTAAAATTTGCTTAA